The Nostoc sp. 'Peltigera membranacea cyanobiont' N6 genome contains the following window.
TTTCGCATAGAGTTAAGCGAAATTGAAGCAATATTGAGCCAACATGTTGATGTACAAGCATCCTGTGTCATTGCCCGCGAAGATACCCCTGGCGATCAACGCTTAGTCGCTTATGTGGTAGCACATCAGGACTGTACACCCACAATCAGCGAACTGCGGCAATTCTTAAAAGCAAAGCTACCAGAGTACATGATACCCAGTGCTTTTGTGTTGCTGGAATCCTTACCCCTGACTCCCAACGGCAAGGTAGATCGCCGCACCCTACCAAAACCAGACTTAGACAGCACACTCCTAGAAAAATATGTCGCCCCGCGTACACCCATTGAGGAAATGCTGGTACAAATTTGGGCGCAAGTGCTGAAAGTAGAGCAAGTGGGCATTCACAATAACTTTTTTGAACTGGGGGGACACTCACTATTAGCAACGCAACTGCTTTCACGCATCCGCAACATTTTCAAAGTAGAATTACCATTGCGTGAGTTGTTTGCCACAGCAACAGTTGCAGAATTAGCGCAATCGATTGGGCGATCGCAGCAACATGACTTGGAACTTATTTCGCTACCCATCCTACCAAGGGCAGAGAATGCAGAGTTACCACTGTCTTATGCTCAACAGCGCTTGTGGTTTTTAGACCAGTTCGAGCCGAACAGTGCTTTCTACAACATACCCTTTGCTTTGCATATAGTCGGAACTCTCAATGTAGCTGCCTTAGAACAAAGCTTACAAGAAATAATTCATCGCCACGAAGCCTTACACACCAACTTCATCACAGTTGATGGACAACCAACGCAAATTATTCAAAAACAGACTAATTGGACAGTCTCTGTTGTTGAGTTGCAACATCTGCCAAGCAGCGAACAAGAAATCGCCACACAGCAATTAGGGAAACAAAAAGCTATTCAACCGTTTGATCTGGCTGATGAACCATTAGTCAGGGCAACATTAGTAGTGCTGTCCGAGACAGAACACGTTTTATTACTGTGCATCCACCATATTGTCTCTGACGGTTGGTCAATGGGTGTGTTTGTTCAGGAGTTAGAAGCCCTGTACACTGCTTATTCTCAAGGTCAGCCGTCACCATTAGCACCACTACCAATTCAGTACGCAGATTTCGCCTTATGGCAGCGAAACTGGTTGCAAGGGGATGTATTACAAAGTCAACTGAGTTACTGGCAACAACAACTAGCAAACGCACCAGCTTTATTGTCCGTACCTACAGACCGACCCAGACCTGCTGTGCAGACTGATAACGGAGCATATCAAGAGTTTGCACTGTCACAGAAGCTAACTGGTGAACTGGCACAACTGAGTCAGCAGCAAGGAGTCACCTTGTTTATGACACTGTTGGCAGCGTTTGATACGCTACTTTATCGCTACACTGGCACAGAAGACATTTTGGTGGGGTCGCCAATTGCTAACCGCGATCGCAGTGAAATTGAAGGGTTAATTGGCTTTTTTGTCAATACTTTAGTAATGCGTTCTAACTTGGCAGGCAATCCCAGTTTTAACGAATTATTGACTCGTGTCCGTAAAATGGCAATGGAGGCATACTCTCATCAGCATTTGCCTTTTGAAATGTTGGTGGAAGCATTGCAGCCAGAACGGGATCTTAGCCATACACCACTGTTTCAGGTAATGTTTGCCCTCCAGAATGCGCCCATGTCTCAAGTAAACATGACTGGGCTAACTGTCAGTCCATTCTCAATAAAAGGCGCAAATGCCAGGTTTGATTTAACTTTAATCATGCAGAACACTGCTACTGGACTGGTAGGGATATGGGAGTACAACACTGATTTGTTTGATGCTAGTACCATTGAGCGAATGACTGGTCATTTTGTGACATTGCTTGCAGGTATTATTGCTAACTCAGAACAGCAAATCTCACAATTGCCACTGCTGACCCAATCAGAACAGCAAAAGTTACTTGTCGAGTGGAATGATACTCAAACTGATTATCCCCGCGATCGGTGCATCCATGATTTGTTTGAAGAGCAGGTGGATCTGACACCCCATGCTGTGGCAGTGGAGTTTGAAAATCAACAACTTACTTACTATGAATTAAATTGTCGTGCTAACCAGTTAGCGCAATACTTGCGGCATTTGGGTATAAAACCAGATATCTTGGTCGGGTTATGTGTAGAGCGTTCTTTAGAGATGATCGTAGGACTACTGGGAATTCTCAAAGCTGGTGGGGCTTATGTGCCAATTGACCCAGAGTATCCGACTGAGCGATTAAGCTTTATTTTAGAAGATGCTCAAATTTCAGTGCTGCTAACCCAGCAGTCACTCGTTGACCGACTGCCCCCAAATCAAGCAAGACTTGTTTGTTGTTTAGATACTGATGCTGAATTGATTTCCCAGTGCAGTCAGGACAATATTATCTCAGGCGTACAAGCCAATAACTTAGCTTATATAATTTATACTTCGGGTTCTACAGGTCAACCTAAAGGTATAGCCATGAATCAACTTGCCCTTGGCAATCTGATTCTGTGGCATCGGGAAAATCTGAAAATTTCTCGTGGAGCAAAAACCCTGCAATTTGCTTCTATTAGCTTTGATGTCTCCTTCCAAGAAATATTCACTACCTGGTGTTCTGGAGGCACATTGTTCTTAATTGGGGAGGAATTACGCCGCGATGCCTCAGCTTTGTTAGTTTTTCTCCAACAAAAAGCAATTGAGAGAATGTTTCTCCCCTTTGTTGCCTTACAGCAACTAGCTGAAGTCTCTGTTGATAGTGAATTAGTTAATAGTCATTTGAGGGAAATTATTACTGCTGGGGAACAGTTGCAGATTACTCCCGCGATTTCTCAATGGTTAAGCAAACTAAGTGATTGTAGTTTGCACAATCACTATGGGCCATCAGAGAGCCATTTAGCCACCAGTTTTACTTTGGCCGATTCGGTGGAGACTTGGCCGCTACTTCCTCCCATTGGGCAACCCATTGCTAACACACAAATTTACATTCTGGATAAGGATCTACAGCTAGTACCCATTGGTGTACCAGGAGAATTGCACATTGGTGGTGTCTCTTTGGCGCGAGGCTACATTAACCGACCAGAGTTAACACAACAGAAATTTATCTCCAACCCGTTTGATGAAACAGGAGGGAGTAAATTATATAAAACTGGGGATTTAGCACGCTATTTACCTGACGGGAACATCGAATCATTAGGACGTATAGACAATCAAGTTAAAATTCGCGGTTTCCGCATCGAGTTGGGTGAAATTGAAGCAGTACTGAGCCAACTTGATGTGCAGGCAGCTTGTGTCATCGCCCGCGAAGACATTCCTGGAAACAAACGCCTTGTCGCCTATATTGTGCCCCAAAAAGATCGGACACTCACAGTAAGCGTTCTGCGTCGCTTCTTGAAGGAAAAGTTACCAGAGTATATGGTGCCAAGCGCAATAGTCATCCTAGAAGCTCTACCGCTTACCCCCAACGGGAAACTAGACCGCCGCGCTTTACCCATACCCGATTTACACAGCCAATTATTGGACAAATATGTTGCCCCACGTAACCCAATTGAAGAAATTCTGTCACTAATTTGGGCGCAAGTCCTAAAAGTAGAGCAAGTTGGCATATACGATAACTTCTTTGAACTTGGAGGACACTCGCTACTAGCAACGCAACTAGTCTCCCGCGTGCGTACCAGCTTAAAAATAGAACTACCATTGCGTAGCTTATTTGCTGCACCCACAGTTGCTGAATTGTCCCAAAATATTCAACGGTTGCAGCAACAGGGCTTAGAACTCACAGCATCAGCTATTTTACCAAGGGCAAGGGATGCGGAATTACCACTGTCTTATGCCCAAACACGGTTATGGTTTTTAGACAAGTTAAACCCGAACAGCGCCTTCTACAACATACCTTTAGCTTTGCGTCTAGTCGGAACTCTTGGAGTTGCAGCCTTAGAACAAAGTTTACAAGAAATTATTCATCGCCACGAAGCCTTACACACCAACTTCATCACAGTTGATGGGCAACCTTCTCAAATTATTCAAACAGAGACGAATTGGACAGTCTGTGTTGTTGACTTGCAGCATTTATCCACAGCCGAACAAGAAATTGCTTTGCAGCAATTAGCGCAACAACAAGCTATTCAACCTTATGACTTGGCAAAACAAGCGCTGGTCAGGGCAACATTAATAGTGTTGTCCGATACAGAAAACGCCTTATTAGTGTGTATGCACCATATTGTCTTTGATGGCTGGTCAATGGGTGTATTTGTTCAAGAACTAGCAGCGCTGTACAATGCTTATTCTCAAGGTCAATGCCCATCGTTAGCGTCACTGCCAATTCAGTACGCAGATTTCGCAATTTGGCAGCGAAACTGGTTGCAAGGAGATGTCTTACACAGCCAACTGAGTTATTGGCAACAACAACTGGTAAACGCACCAGCTTTATTATCCTTACCCACAGACCGACCCAGACCATTTGTGCAGACTTTCTCTGGGGCATATCAAGAGTTTGCACTTTCAAAAGAGCTAACTAATGGCTTGACACAACTAAGTCAAAAACAAGGGGTGACTTTGTTTATGGCGTTGTTGGCAGCGTTTGATACTCTACTTTACCGCTATACAGGACAAGAAGATATATTGGTGGGTTCGCCAATTGCTAACCGCGATCGCAGTGAGATTGAAGGGTTAATTGGCTTTTTTGTCAATACTTTAGTAATGCGTACCGATTTGTCAGGCAATCCCAGTTTTAGCGAATTACTGACTCGTGTTCGAGAAGTGGCGTTGTCTGCATATACCCATCAAAATTTGCCTTTTGAAATGCTGGTGGAAGCATTGCAGCCAGAACGGGATCTCAGTCATACACCACTGTTTCAGGTGATGTTTTTCCTCCAGAATGCGCCCATGTCTGAAGTAGAGTTGACTGGATTAACTGTCACTCCATTAATGACAGAAGGCACAACGGCAAAGTTTGATTTAACTTTAATCATGCAGAACACCGACACAGGGCTGGTGGGTGTTTGGGAATACAACACTGACTTGTTTGATGCCAGCACAATTAAGCGGATGAGTAGTCATTTTGTGACATTGCTTGCAGGCATTGTTACTAACCCGCAGCAGCAAATCTCACAATTGCCCCTGCTGACAGAAGTTGAGCAACGACAGTTACTCGTTGAATGGAACCATACTCAGGCAGATTATCCTTCTGATAAGTGTATTCATCAGTTGTTTGAGGAGCAGGTTAAGCTGACACCCGATGCTGTCGCTGTAGTGTTTGAAAATCAACAACTGACTTATGACCAATTAAATTGTCGTGCTAACCAATTGGCTCATTACTTACGCTCATTGGGTGTAAAACCAGATGCGCTGGTGGGTATTTGTGTAGAACGTTCTTTAGAGATGGTGGTGGGACTGTTGGGGATTCTCAAGGCAGGGGGAGCATACCTACCACTCGATCCAGAGTATCCTACTGAACGCTTGCACTTCATGCTAGAAGATGCTCAAGTTTCAGTGCTGCTGACTCAACAGCGACTGATTCAAAGACTTCCTGAATATCAAGCAAAACAAGTCTTTTTAGATGAAACCTGGGAACAAATTGCCCCAAACAATCAAGAGAACCCAACAACTGGAGTCAAAGCTTTTCATCTAGCTAATGTGATTTACACTTCAGGATCTACAGGTAGACCTAAAGGTGTCATGGTTGAGCATAAGGGACTATGCAACTTAGCTCAAGCTCAGATTCAGACTTTTGGCTTGACTTCGGATAGTCGCATTCTCCAATTTGCCTCCTTCAGTTTTGATGCTTCTATTTGGGAAGTCATCATGGCTCTGAGATCGGGTGCAACGCTGTACTTGGGAACAAAAGACTCTCTATTGCCAGGGAAACCATTAATTAAGCAATTACGCGATCGCTCCATTACCCATATCACACTACCACCATCGGTGTTAGCAGTTCTGCTTGGGTCAGAACTTCCGGCATTGCAAACAATCATTGTCGCCGGAGAAGCTTGTCCGCCTGAATTAATCAGGCAATGGTCTGCTGGCAGAAACTTCTTCAACGCTTACGGGCCAACAGAAGCTACTGTCTGTGCCACAATCGCAAAATGCACTGATGGCGAGAAAATATCTATTGGTAAAGCGATCGCTAACACGCAAGTTTACATCTTAGACGAAAATTTGCTACCAGTGCCTGTGGGTGTGCCAGGAGAGTTGCATATCGGTGGTGTTGGGTTGGCAAGAGGTTATCTCAACCGTCCAGAACTAACTCAGGAAAAATTTATCAGCAATCCCTTCCGAAGAAGCAGGGAGCAGGGAGCAGGGGGCAGTGGGGGAACAGAAGACCAATCCTTTAATTCTGAACGCCTGTATAAAACCGGGGACTTAGCACGTTATTTACCAGATGGCAACATTGAATACCTGGGACGGATTGACAATCAGGTAAAAATTCGCGGCTTCCGCATTGAATTAGGCGAAATTGAAGCATTATTGAGCCAACATGCTGATGTGCAGATATGTTGTGTCATTGCTCGTGAAGAAACTCCAGGTAATAAGCGTTTAGTTGCTTATGTAGTGCCGCAAAAAGACGTGACACTCACAACGGGCGAACTGCGGCAGTTCCTTTCTAATAAACTGCCTGGGTATATGTTGCCAACTGCTTTTGTAATACTAGAGTCCTTCCCCCTGACACCCAACGGCAAAATAGACCGTCGCGCTCTGCCCAATCCCGATTTACAACGGGAACTGTCAGATTATGTCATGCCAAATACAGAAGTAGAAAGAATCATTGCTGGCATTTGGCAAAAAGCATTAGTAGTAGAAAAGGTAGGAATTTACAATAATTTCTTTGAGCTAGGAGGTCATTCGTTACTACTAGTAAAAGTTAATCAGCAATTGCAAGAAGAATTTGGTTTGGAATTGTCAATAGTTGATATGTTTAACTACCCAACTATACATAGCTTAAGCCAATACTTAATTACTAAAATTAACCAAGAATATCCAATTAAACAAAATAACCAGCGTTCTCAATCTCATAGTGAAATTAAATCTTTAAGAAATCAGCAGCTAGAATCAAGACAACAATATCGTTCTCAGAGAAAAAGGTAAAAATGACAATAGATTCAGTGGATAAAAATGATGAATTTAACAATTCTGAAATAGCAATAATTGCTGTTGTAGGGAGATTTTCAGGCGCAAAAGATATTCAATCATTTTGGCAGAACTTGCGAGATGGTGTAGAATCTATCTCTTGGCTAACGGATGAAGAATTGATAAATTCTGGCGTTTCCCTAGATTTGCTGAATCATCCTAATTATGTAAAAGCTAGTTCTGTACTATCAGATATTGAATTGTTTGATGCAAATTTCTTTGCCTATAGCGCCAAAGAAGCTGAGTTAATAGATCCACAACAACGGCTATTTTTAGAGTTGGCTTGGGAAGCTGTAGAAAAAGCTGGTTATGACCCGCAAACCTACAATGGTTTAATCGGGGTTTATGGTGGTGTAGGGATGAGTAGGTATTTACTCAATAATCTCTACCCTAATCAGCAATTATTAGAAACAATTGACCCGATTCAATTAGGAATCTCCAACGATAAAGATTTTTTACCTACACGAGTTGCATATAAACTCAATTTGACTGGCCCAGCAGTAAATGTGCAAACAGCGTGTTCTACCTCTTTGGTTGCTGTTCATGTAGCTTGTCAAAGTCTCTTAAATGGTGAATGTGACATAGCTTTAGCTGGTGGAGTTACTCTCAGCATTCCTCAGAAAATAGGGTATTTGCATCAAGAGGGAATGATTCTCTCTCCTGATGGACACTGCCGTGCTTTTGATGCCAAAGCACAAGGAACAATTGCCGGTAGCGGTGCTGGGATTGTGGTATTGAAAAGATTAAAGGATGCAATTAGCGATCGCGACTACATCCATGCAATTATTAAAGGTTCGGCAATCAATAACGATGGCGCAATGAAAGTCGGTTACACTGCTCCTAGTGTTAGCGGTCAAGCAGCAGTGATTGGCGAAGCTCAAGCTTTAGCTGGTGTAGATGCCGAAACAATTTCCTACATCGAAGCTCATGGCACTGCTACACCTTTAGGAGATCCGATTGAAATTGCCGCTTTAACTCAAGCCTTTAATCAAACTACAGATAAAAAAGGTTTCTGCGCTATTGGTTCCTTAAAAACCAACTTAGGACATTTGGATACAGCATCAGGCGTTGCAGGTTTGATTAAAACTGTCTTAGCACTCCAACATAAAATGCTGCCTCCTAGTTTGCACTTTGAGACACCTAATCCCAAAATTGATTTTGCCAACAGTCCTTTTTATGTCAATACAACTCTGACTGAATGGAAAACAAATAATACTCCTCGCCGTGCTGGAGTTAGTTCTTTTGGTATGGGAGGGACTAATGCTCATGTAATTTTAGAAGAAGCACCTGTTTTTGGGCAGGGGGCAGGGGAGCAGGGGAGAAATTATCAACTTTTGGTACTCTCGGCTAAAACTGCAAATGCGCTTGAAAAGGCAACAGCTAATTTAATTACGCATTTAAAAGAGCATCCACAACTTAACTTAGGTGATGTAGCTTATACCCTCAATAGTGGTCGGCAGGGTTTTAATTACCGACGGATGTTAATTTGTCAAGACTTAGAAGATGCTGTCAAAGCTTTTAGTAGCTTAGAGCCAAAACAAGTTTTTACTAACTATACAGAGATTACAGAACGGCCTGTTGTCTTTATGTTTCCCGGTCAGGGTTCTCAGTACGTCAACATGGCGCGGGAAATTTACGAAACTGAGACAGTATTTAAAGAACAAGTTGATGATTCCTCAGAAATTCTTAAACCTCTATTAGGGCTAGATTTACGTGAGATTCTTTACCCCAGTGACGAAAAGATTGATGCAGCATCGCAGCAACTTCAACAAACAGCGATCGCTCAACCTGCTATTTTTGTAATTGAATACGCCCTAGCTAAATTATGGCAGTCTTATGGAGTAGAGCCTCAAGCTGCGATGCGATCGGTCACAGTATTGGCGAATATGTAGCAGCAACTCTAGCAGAAGTTTTTTCCCTAGAAGATGCCTTATCTCTGGTAGCAGCACGCGGACAGATGATGCAGCAACTTCCCACTGGAGCAATGCTTTCAATTCCCCTACCCGCAGACAAGATAAAATCCCTATTAGGGAGAGAACTTTCTGTTGCAGCGATTAATCAACCCTCACGGTGTGTAGTTTCCGGTTCCATAGCAGCAATAGAAGCACTACAAAATCAGCTTGCTGCTCAAGGGATTGAATGTCAACTTCTGCATACTTCCCATGCCTTCCATTCGCAAATGATGGAACCTATCTTAGAGACATTTGCAGAAAGAGTCAAAAAAGTTACTTTAAATCCGCCAAAACTTCCTTATATCTCCAACCTGACTGGTACTTGGATTACAGTCACCCAAGCCACAAATCCTGACTATTACGCTCAACATCTACGTTCCACAGTGCTTTTTGCCCAAGGTGTAGAGAAATTATTGGCAACACCAGAGCAAGTTTTACTAGAGGTGGGCCCAGGACACACACTAACTACATTAGTCAAAAGACATCCAGACAAAGCAGCTGCACAAAGGGGGTTGACTTCAGTCCGTCATCCTCAAGAAAAGCAATCCGATAGTTGTGTTTTATTCACTACATTGGGTCAACTCTGGCTGGCTGGGGTGAAGATAGATTGGCTTGGATTCTATAGTCAACAAGAGTATTATCATCTTCCCTTACCGACTTATCCTTTTGAGGGCGAACGTTATTGGATTGACCCCCCACAAAAAGCAGCTTGGGGACAATTGCAAACTTTACCCACAACATCACAATTGTGGACATCGCTTACACAAGCAGGTCAAAATCAAGCAAATACTAGAAATGCAGAACTCAATGAGTTAATATATCAAGAGAACAGACAGTGGTTGGATGGTTTATGTACAGCCTACATCAACTCTGCATTCAAGCAATTAGGGGCTTTTAGCAATGCCGAACAAAAGTATTCTTTAGAGAATTTGTTGTCGCAATATCATATTTCTCCCCGCTATCAGCAATTGTTGTCTAGATGGTTGCAAATATTAGTTGAGCAAGGGCAACTACAGCAACAGGAGGGGTTATTTACTGGACTAGTGCCATGTTCGCCAGATTATATTAATGAGCATTTAGAAGAGGTCAGAGCTAGATTTGCTTCTTCATCTTTAGTAGATTTAGATTTGGTGCAACGCTGTGGTGAAAATTTAGCCGCTATTGTTGTTGGCGACCAAGAACCATTAGAGATTTTCAATGAACTGGTTTACCAAAAAGAAAACAACGGTTCGCATTCAGAATCTTCCTTAATTACTTACTACCTACAACTCTATCTTGCGTTCAAGCTTAGAACAGGTAGTCAAATCATTGCCATCATCTGTTCAGCTAAGAGTTCTAGAAATTGGTGCGGGTACTGGTGTGTCTACACAAGCATTACTACCTGTGTTGCCATCCCAACAAACCAACTATACTTTTACTGATATTGGTAGTGGCTTTCTAACTCAAGCCGAACAAAAGTTTAAGGAATATCCATTTGTTGAATATCGATTACTAAATATAGACAATTCACCAACTGAGCAAGGGTTTGAGAAGTATAGCTTTGATGTAGTAATAGCCTCTAATGTTTTGCACGCAACTCAGAACATAGATAAAACACTCCACCATGTACGCTCTTTATTAGCTCCTGGCGGCTTCCTCTTAGTATGGGAAATAACTCAACCAAAAATAGACTTTGATATCAGTTGGGGTCTGCTTTTGAAATCTTTAGACGATAAAAGACGCAACCCAGGTCAGCCTTTTATCACAGAAGAGCAATGGTTTGAAGCACTACGCACTCAAGATTTTGTTCAGGTTGCCGCGTTTCCTAAAACTGAAGCCTTTGAGCATCAGATTATTATGGCTCAAGCTTCTGCATCAGCCGCATTTAGTAGAAAATTAGGGCAAAAAGAGACTGACCAGAAATTAGATATTTCATCACAAAGAAAGCCGGATATTTCTCAGCCAGAAAAATTATCTGCACTCCACTCAAGACCTAATTTGTCCAATTCTTATGTAGCTCCTCGCGATGAAGTTGAGCAAAAAGTTGCCGATATTTGGCAAGGATTATTGGGAATCAAGCAAGTGGGAATCTATGATAACTTTTTTGGATTGGGAGGAGATTCCCTCATAGCTGTTCAAGTTTTATCCAGAATCCGAAGTGTTTTTTCTATTAGATTATCTGTAGCAAGTTTGTTTGAATCTCCCACAATAGCTGAAATAGCACCAAAGCTAGAAAAACAACCAGAAATGGATACAAACTTAGATGCAATTGATAGAGAAGAAATCGCAATATGAATAATCAATAAATTTAATTACGAATTAGGTAAAAATTTGGAGTTGATGATTCTATGAATATCGAGCAATTAGTAGCTGATTTTACTAAACAGGGTGTGAAGTTGTGGGTTGAAGGCGAGCAGTTGCGTGTTAATGCTCCCAAAGGAATATTGACGCTAGAAACTCGTGATTTATTAACTAAAAATAAAGCAGAACTTATCTTATTGCTAAACGATAAAAGTGCGGATGCTTATACAGATTTACCCTTCATCAAAGCCAAGCGTCCTCAGAACTTACCTCTGTCTTTTGCTCAAGAACAACTCTGGTTATTAAACCAGTTGGAACCAGATAACCCCTTCTACAATGAACAAACAGCTTTAAAACTTCACGGTCAGTTAAACGTTGCGGCCCTAGAGCAAAGCCTCAACAAAATTATCTCTCGCCATGAAGCCTTACGTACTAACTTCCACACCATCAACGAGCAGCCAGTCCAGGTAATTGCTGACAGCTTAACTTTAAGTGTGCCAATAGTAGACCTCACAAAACTACCTGCAAGTGAAAGAGAAATCGCTTGCCAACAATTAGCCTCAGCAGAAGCTACTCGACCCTTTGACCTTGTTAGTTCTCCTTTAATCCGAGCTTCTGTAGTTAAATTCGCAGAGGTAGAACACGCTTTGGTACTAACAATACACCATATCGTCTTTGATGGTTGGTCAATGGGCGTATTGATGCGCGAGTTAACAACCATTTACTCAGCCCTCTGCAATAACTTGCCCCTAGAGCTACCTGAGCTACCAATTCAGTATGCCGACTTTGCTATTTGGCAACGGCAATGGTTGCAAACAGAAGTACTCCAAACACAGCTTGATTACTGGAAACAACTACTCAAAAACGCTCCTACCTTACTAGAATTACCCACAGACAGACCAAGACCAGCCATTCAAACTTTTCGGGGTGCAATTCAATATCAACAATTATCAAATGAATTGAGTGAAGCCCTTGCTAATTTCAGTAGGCAAGAGGGAACCACCCTATTCATGACGCTGTTCGCAGCTTATGTTACCTTACTTTATCGCTATACAGGCTCTGATGACATTGTAGTAGGTACACCCTTTGCTAAACGCGATCGCTTGGAACTTGAGGGGTTAATTGGCTTTCTTGTCAACACTTTAGTATTACGTACCGATTTATCAGGCAACCCCAGTTTTCAGCAATTGTTAAATCGAGTGCGGCAACGGACACTCTTAACTTACGCTCACCCAGACTTGCCTTTTGAGGAGTTGGTAAAAGCATTACAGCCACAGCGAGACCTCAGTCATACACCACTGTTTCAGGTAATGTTTGTCCTCGAAAATGCTCCCATATCTGAAGAAGTAGAAGTGACTGGGTTAACCCTCAGTTCATTAGGGACAGAAAAGACAACTGCCAAGTTTGATTTGACTTTATTCATTAAAAACACTCCCTCTGGGCTGGGAACTGTGTGGCAATACAACACAGACTTATTTGACCCTAGCACCATAGAGCGGATGGCTGGGTATTTTGTCACCTTACTCGAAGGTATTATTGCTAACCCACAGCAACAAATTTCGCAATTGCCCCTGCTAACAGAAGCACAACAACGACAGTTACTTGGCGAATGGAACAATACTCAAGTAGATTATCCCCATGATAAATCTATCCATCAGTTGTTTGAGGAGCAGGTGGAACGTACACCCAATGCTGTAGCGGTGGAGTTTGGCAATCAACAACTGACTTACTACCAATTAAACTACCGTGCTAACCAGTTGGCGCACTACCTGAAGTCTTTAGGAGTGAAAGCCGATGTATTGGTTGGGTTGTGCGTCGAGCGTTCCTTAGAAATGGTTGTGGGAATATTAGGAATTCTCAAAGCAGGTGGGGCTTATGTGCCGCTTGACCCAGAGTATCCAACTGAACGCCTGAGTTTCATGTTAGAAGATGCTCAAGTTTCAGTGTTGTTGACTCAGCAATCACTCCAAGAGAGACTACCTCAGCATCAAGCAAAACTTATTTGTTTGGATACCGATGCTCAACTAATTTCTCAGTCCAGTCAAGACAATCTTATCTCTGGAGTACAAGCAAGTAACTTAGCTTATATAATTTACACCTCTGGTTCTACAGGTCAGCCCAAGGGAGTAGCGATGAATCAGCTTGCCCTTTGCAATATGATTTTGTGGCATCTAGAAAATATGAAAATTCCTCATGGAGCAAAAACCCTGCAATTTGCTCCCATCAGCTTTGATGTCTCCTTCCAAGAAATTTTCTCTACCTGGTGTTCTGGAGGCACATTGCTGTTGATTACAGAGGAATTGCGCCGTGATGCCTCAGCTTTATTAGGTTTTCTCCAAGAAAAAGCTGTTGAGAGACTGTTTCTTCCTTTTGTTGCCTTACAGCAACTAGCTGAAGTCTCTGTTGATAGTGAATTAGTTAATAGTCATTTAAGGGAAATTATTACTGCTGGGGAACAGTTGCAAATTACTCCCGCGATTTCTCAATGGTTAAGCAAACTAACGGATTGTAGTTTGCACAATC
Protein-coding sequences here:
- a CDS encoding non-ribosomal peptide synthetase, with protein sequence MNIEQLVADFTKQGVKLWVEGEQLRVNAPKGILTLETRDLLTKNKAELILLLNDKSADAYTDLPFIKAKRPQNLPLSFAQEQLWLLNQLEPDNPFYNEQTALKLHGQLNVAALEQSLNKIISRHEALRTNFHTINEQPVQVIADSLTLSVPIVDLTKLPASEREIACQQLASAEATRPFDLVSSPLIRASVVKFAEVEHALVLTIHHIVFDGWSMGVLMRELTTIYSALCNNLPLELPELPIQYADFAIWQRQWLQTEVLQTQLDYWKQLLKNAPTLLELPTDRPRPAIQTFRGAIQYQQLSNELSEALANFSRQEGTTLFMTLFAAYVTLLYRYTGSDDIVVGTPFAKRDRLELEGLIGFLVNTLVLRTDLSGNPSFQQLLNRVRQRTLLTYAHPDLPFEELVKALQPQRDLSHTPLFQVMFVLENAPISEEVEVTGLTLSSLGTEKTTAKFDLTLFIKNTPSGLGTVWQYNTDLFDPSTIERMAGYFVTLLEGIIANPQQQISQLPLLTEAQQRQLLGEWNNTQVDYPHDKSIHQLFEEQVERTPNAVAVEFGNQQLTYYQLNYRANQLAHYLKSLGVKADVLVGLCVERSLEMVVGILGILKAGGAYVPLDPEYPTERLSFMLEDAQVSVLLTQQSLQERLPQHQAKLICLDTDAQLISQSSQDNLISGVQASNLAYIIYTSGSTGQPKGVAMNQLALCNMILWHLENMKIPHGAKTLQFAPISFDVSFQEIFSTWCSGGTLLLITEELRRDASALLGFLQEKAVERLFLPFVALQQLAEVSVDSELVNSHLREIITAGEQLQITPAISQWLSKLTDCSLHNHYGPSESHVAASFTLADSVETWPLLPPIGQPIANTQIYILDKYLQPVPVGVPGELYIGGVCLARGYLNRRELTLEKFISNPFDETGGSRLYKTGDLARYLSDSNIEYLGRIDNQVKIRGFRIELGEVEALLSQHGDVQASCVIAREDTPGDQRLVAYVVAHQDYPPTISELRQFLKAKLPEYMVPNAFVVLESLPLTPSGKVDRRTLPIPDLYSEITDKYVAPRTPIEELVAQIWAQNAEHCYGFGGCVGVQH